The genomic stretch CTTCAGAAAAATACGGTTTCTTAAAACGTTTTGGTCCAGAAATTTTTATTGGATTAACATTAGCTGAAAACAATCCAGATCAACACTATGTACTCATAAAACGCTCGCAAGGAGGAACTGCTTTATACGGCGCATGGAATCCGAATTGGACAGCTGAAAAAGCGAAAGCGGTAGAAAAACCAAAAAAGCAAAACGTTCAACTTTACGCTACACATATTGAAGACATTAGAACCAATCTAAAATCATTAGAAGCCCAAAATAAAACGTATAAAATTATTGGATTGGCATGGATGCAAGGTGAAAACGATGCAGCCAAAGAAATAAGTGCAACAACTTATGAGGCAAATCTGAAAACCTTAATTAAAAGCTATAGAGACGAATTTAATGTAGAAGACATGCCATTTGTAATTGGTCAAATTAATTCCAGATACGGGAAATTCAAAGTAAAAGGCCCAGCAATGGTACGACAAGCAATGGAAGATGTGGCTAATTCAGATGAAAATGCAGCCATAATTAAGACAACTACAAATACAACTTGGAACGATTACCCAAAACATTCAGATAATGTGCATTACAATGCGGAAGGTCTAAAGCGTTTGGGAATTGCATTTGGAGAGAAATTAATCGCTTTAAACATGAAACCTGTTCAGTAATAATTAAAGGCTATTACAAGTTAATTCACTTTCTAGCAGCTA from Kordia antarctica encodes the following:
- a CDS encoding sialate O-acetylesterase → MKSFKAIFALLFICISCKNDTTVKTEVDSIKDVQIVLLAGQSNMAGAGNFDELDASEIKRIEKISSRVSLSYNGKPSKPLSYYDNKPSEKYGFLKRFGPEIFIGLTLAENNPDQHYVLIKRSQGGTALYGAWNPNWTAEKAKAVEKPKKQNVQLYATHIEDIRTNLKSLEAQNKTYKIIGLAWMQGENDAAKEISATTYEANLKTLIKSYRDEFNVEDMPFVIGQINSRYGKFKVKGPAMVRQAMEDVANSDENAAIIKTTTNTTWNDYPKHSDNVHYNAEGLKRLGIAFGEKLIALNMKPVQ